A window of Hyalangium gracile contains these coding sequences:
- a CDS encoding response regulator, whose amino-acid sequence MTSENTKRILIIDDSEAIHRDFRRVLCPPRSANWDRLALMEEELLGTAPVKESAAEQGFEVDSAFQGKEGVAKVERALEQGRPYSLVILDYRMPPGWNGVETLRHLREVDPSLPVVLCSAYSDYSWGEILQEFGESPLLSELRKPFDGRELRQKALSLSGMREDSHVM is encoded by the coding sequence ATGACGAGTGAAAACACGAAGCGCATCCTCATCATCGATGACTCCGAGGCCATCCATCGGGACTTCCGCCGGGTGCTCTGCCCGCCGCGGAGCGCGAACTGGGATCGGCTCGCCCTCATGGAGGAAGAACTCCTGGGGACGGCTCCCGTGAAGGAGAGCGCCGCCGAGCAGGGGTTCGAGGTGGACTCGGCCTTCCAGGGCAAGGAAGGGGTGGCCAAGGTGGAACGAGCCCTCGAGCAGGGCCGCCCCTACTCGCTCGTCATCCTCGACTACCGGATGCCGCCGGGCTGGAACGGCGTCGAGACGCTCCGGCACCTGCGCGAAGTGGACCCTTCGCTGCCGGTGGTGCTGTGCTCGGCGTACTCGGACTACTCGTGGGGAGAGATCCTCCAGGAGTTCGGCGAGTCGCCGCTGCTGTCGGAGCTGCGGAAGCCCTTCGACGGCCGCGAGCTGCGCCAGAAGGCGCTGTCCCTCTCCGGGATGAGAGAGGATTCCCACGTGATGTGA
- a CDS encoding dienelactone hydrolase family protein — MTESTKLTGTDGKEVPGYLSEPPGGAKGAVMLIHEWWGLNAHIRGVADRLAREGFTVFAADLYGGKVATDEATAEKYMNTMDWKHAGDVLKRGTEALLQRKSGTRVAVMGFCMGGAVSLATAANEPRITACVPFYGIPGEDKADLTKLRASVLGHFARQDNWCSPDRVDALEKKLKGANVPTELHRYEAQHAFFNDTRPAVYSKPDAELAWKRTVDFLHAKLG; from the coding sequence ATGACAGAGTCCACGAAGCTGACGGGAACCGATGGCAAGGAAGTGCCGGGCTACCTGAGCGAGCCGCCCGGCGGCGCGAAGGGCGCGGTGATGCTCATCCACGAGTGGTGGGGCCTCAACGCGCACATCCGCGGCGTGGCGGATCGGCTGGCGCGCGAGGGCTTCACCGTCTTCGCGGCGGACCTCTACGGGGGCAAGGTGGCCACGGACGAGGCCACCGCCGAGAAGTACATGAACACAATGGACTGGAAGCACGCCGGGGACGTGCTGAAGCGCGGGACCGAGGCGCTGCTCCAGCGCAAGTCGGGCACCCGGGTGGCGGTGATGGGCTTCTGCATGGGCGGCGCGGTGTCGCTCGCGACGGCGGCGAATGAGCCGCGGATCACCGCCTGCGTGCCCTTCTACGGCATCCCCGGCGAGGACAAGGCGGACCTCACGAAGCTGCGCGCGTCGGTGCTGGGCCACTTCGCCAGGCAGGACAACTGGTGCTCGCCGGACAGGGTGGACGCGCTGGAGAAGAAGCTGAAGGGCGCCAACGTCCCTACCGAGCTCCACCGCTACGAGGCGCAGCACGCCTTCTTCAACGACACGCGCCCCGCCGTGTACTCGAAGCCTGACGCCGAGCTGGCGTGGAAGCGCACGGTGGACTTCCTCCACGCGAAGCTGGGCTGA
- a CDS encoding tetratricopeptide repeat protein, producing the protein MSVNSVGGGGSGSSNNRVDRERDEPKAQPKPRDPPKTRKKEEATQAQQSQGRTRNRAASNQVKQEADGFETKKDSSSRRNQQQAMLGSTTAPEKTEAPAAAQAGALEKIGLTAEDVVKAGTNAAPHLEKAAQAVVQGRYEEALGHLKDAATSSPEIAEKAVVGLAKNLPEGVAKTLLTDKAVAHELVSNGALHASVGKLLKNPGDLGAVRELLGNAAARDATLTALGKDKGVQAQLQKIGLTPQDLVQAGQAAPSLIDAFQKLQSGDVKGALTDFQKAVQSAPDLASKLGQRLLDKVPAQIKDQFAKLGITAEALQKSGAALPHLYDAADAAVKGDWQKALDSLKQAGGAAPEVVQQAIKGLAGQLPEKLGAVKSLLTNDAFVKELVTNKDLHAQVGKLFDDSTRLEGLRGLLGNDTARNAALTALGSDPGVKAQLEKIGLTPQDLVQAGKAAPKLWDAFDKLQAGDVKGALTDFQKAVETSPELATKLGQKLLDKVPQQIKDQFAKLGITPEALQKAGPALPKLYEAADAAVKGDWKAAYSAIKDAAAAAPELATQALKGLANQLPDSLGAAKSLLTNDAFLKELVTNKGLQGSLEKLIGGDTSGLKELLTNDKARDAALTAISNDPGVKAQLEKIGLTPQDLVSAGKAAPKILEAFEKLQAGDVKGALTDFQKAVETSPELATKLGQKLLDKVPQQIKDQFAKLGITPEALQKAGPALPKLYEAADAIVKGDWKAAYSAIKDAAAAAPDLATQALKGLANQLPDNLGVVKSLLTNDAFLKELVTNKGLQGSIEKLVGGDASGIRELLNNDKARDAALTAIGQDKGIQEKLAKIGLTPEDLVEAGKAAPKLLEAFEQLAAGNIKEGLLKAQEAVEAAPELAAKLGQKLVDVLPAEVKQQFARLGITEDALRTAGPALPHLYDAAQAVSTGNWKGALDAVREAAIAAPDLATQALKGLASQLPENLGAAKTLLTNDAFLKELVSNRDLHTQVGKLFNESTRMEGLRGLLGNDKARDAALTAISGDPGVTAALEKIGLAPADLVEAGKAAPHLFDAMKAFGDGNIEAGVTALGKAAEAAPSLLDKLGQKIISKLPEGVRNAINSLGLTPSELTQAAKALPDLIRAGQAIAANDPQAALLSLKNAAGKIPSAIVEKTITGMASKLPDTGFSGMARSLLTDPAFVKELVNNKDLHASFDKMMKGDFITGLKEMLGNSAVNTAAANALASNKEIMAKLEPFGIKSGADIVALGGAVFDVMDAAKSLASNPPNVQAALQSLAKAAGGLSPDLRARMVGAFADKVGLPSWAKDTLVAAAGLIGNEAVGKSLGEAFDALKRGDVAGFAAGIARTGTTIAQTAPEVAKAFLNSLSKIPGSIGKLFADPQLNAAMVDTGAAANMFSAFEKVARGDIGGALNEIASAAGSLLGQAPHFEVAGVELPFGQAGIENFTRLFGRFVDALPDKVKARITQKAAEFAAKAGFQSVPIIGNVISGISAIGSVKDLVDALGENPKDPVKVALAAGQVGLDVAGMVPGLNSITGPLKIVLGTATVIKGASDLIGDLQEFQQGLLGS; encoded by the coding sequence ATGTCCGTCAACAGCGTCGGTGGTGGTGGTAGCGGCTCTTCCAACAACCGGGTCGACCGGGAGCGGGATGAGCCCAAGGCCCAGCCCAAGCCGAGGGATCCTCCCAAGACCCGCAAGAAGGAGGAGGCGACCCAGGCCCAGCAGTCGCAGGGCCGGACGCGGAACAGGGCGGCGTCCAACCAGGTGAAGCAGGAGGCGGACGGGTTCGAGACGAAGAAGGACAGCTCCTCCCGGCGCAACCAGCAGCAGGCGATGCTGGGCTCCACCACGGCGCCGGAGAAGACCGAGGCTCCCGCGGCTGCGCAGGCCGGCGCGCTGGAGAAGATCGGCCTGACCGCCGAGGACGTGGTGAAGGCCGGCACCAACGCCGCGCCGCACCTGGAGAAGGCCGCGCAGGCGGTGGTCCAGGGCCGGTACGAGGAGGCGCTCGGGCACCTGAAGGACGCGGCCACCTCCTCGCCGGAGATCGCCGAGAAGGCCGTCGTCGGGCTGGCGAAGAACCTGCCCGAGGGCGTGGCGAAGACGCTGCTCACGGACAAGGCGGTCGCCCACGAGCTGGTGAGCAACGGCGCGCTGCATGCTTCCGTCGGCAAGCTCCTCAAGAACCCCGGGGACCTGGGCGCCGTGCGCGAGCTGCTCGGCAATGCCGCGGCCCGGGATGCCACGCTCACCGCGCTGGGCAAGGACAAGGGTGTCCAGGCGCAGCTGCAGAAGATTGGCCTGACGCCGCAGGACCTGGTGCAGGCGGGCCAGGCCGCTCCGAGCCTCATCGACGCGTTCCAGAAGCTGCAGTCCGGTGACGTCAAGGGCGCGCTCACCGACTTCCAGAAGGCCGTGCAGTCCGCGCCGGACCTGGCCTCCAAGCTGGGCCAGAGGCTGCTGGACAAGGTCCCGGCGCAGATCAAGGACCAGTTCGCCAAGCTCGGCATCACGGCCGAGGCGCTGCAGAAGTCGGGCGCCGCCCTGCCCCACCTCTATGACGCGGCCGACGCGGCGGTGAAGGGGGACTGGCAGAAGGCGCTCGACAGCCTCAAGCAGGCCGGCGGAGCCGCGCCCGAGGTCGTCCAGCAGGCCATCAAGGGCCTCGCCGGTCAGCTCCCGGAGAAGCTCGGCGCCGTCAAGTCGCTGCTGACCAACGACGCCTTCGTGAAGGAGCTCGTCACCAACAAGGACCTGCACGCGCAGGTCGGCAAGCTCTTCGATGACTCCACTCGCCTGGAGGGCCTGCGCGGACTGCTGGGCAATGACACGGCTCGCAACGCCGCGCTCACCGCGCTGGGGAGCGATCCGGGCGTCAAGGCGCAGCTCGAGAAGATCGGCCTGACGCCGCAGGATCTCGTCCAGGCCGGCAAGGCGGCCCCGAAGCTGTGGGACGCGTTCGACAAGCTGCAGGCCGGAGATGTGAAGGGCGCGCTCACCGACTTCCAGAAGGCGGTGGAGACTTCGCCCGAGCTGGCCACCAAGCTGGGCCAGAAGCTGCTGGACAAGGTGCCCCAGCAGATCAAGGACCAGTTCGCCAAGCTGGGCATCACTCCCGAGGCGCTCCAGAAGGCCGGCCCGGCCCTGCCCAAGCTCTACGAGGCCGCTGACGCCGCCGTGAAGGGCGACTGGAAGGCCGCCTACTCCGCCATCAAGGACGCCGCGGCCGCCGCTCCGGAGCTCGCGACGCAGGCTCTCAAGGGCCTGGCCAACCAGCTGCCCGATTCGCTGGGCGCCGCCAAGTCGCTGCTCACCAACGACGCGTTCCTCAAGGAGCTCGTCACCAACAAGGGACTCCAGGGCTCGCTGGAGAAGCTCATCGGTGGTGACACCAGCGGCCTCAAGGAGCTGCTCACCAACGACAAGGCCCGCGACGCCGCTCTCACCGCCATCAGCAACGACCCGGGCGTCAAGGCCCAGCTCGAGAAGATCGGCCTGACGCCGCAGGATCTCGTCTCCGCTGGCAAGGCCGCTCCGAAGATCCTGGAGGCCTTCGAGAAGCTGCAGGCCGGAGACGTGAAGGGCGCGCTCACCGACTTCCAGAAGGCGGTGGAGACCTCGCCCGAGCTGGCCACCAAGCTGGGCCAGAAGCTGCTGGACAAGGTGCCCCAGCAGATCAAGGACCAGTTCGCCAAGCTGGGCATCACCCCCGAGGCGCTCCAGAAGGCCGGCCCGGCCCTGCCCAAGCTCTACGAGGCCGCTGACGCCATCGTGAAGGGCGACTGGAAGGCTGCCTACTCCGCCATCAAGGACGCCGCGGCCGCCGCTCCGGATCTCGCGACGCAGGCGCTCAAGGGTCTGGCCAACCAGCTCCCGGACAACCTCGGCGTCGTCAAGTCGCTGCTCACCAACGACGCGTTCCTCAAGGAGCTCGTCACCAACAAGGGGCTCCAGGGCTCCATCGAGAAGCTCGTCGGCGGCGACGCCAGCGGCATCCGCGAGCTGCTCAACAACGACAAGGCCCGCGACGCCGCCCTCACCGCCATCGGCCAGGACAAGGGCATCCAGGAGAAGCTGGCCAAGATCGGCCTCACCCCGGAGGACCTCGTCGAGGCCGGCAAGGCCGCACCGAAGCTCCTCGAGGCCTTCGAGCAGCTCGCCGCTGGCAACATCAAGGAGGGCCTGCTCAAGGCGCAGGAGGCCGTCGAGGCCGCCCCGGAGCTGGCCGCCAAGCTCGGCCAGAAGCTGGTGGACGTCCTGCCCGCCGAGGTGAAGCAGCAGTTCGCCAGGCTCGGCATCACCGAGGACGCCCTGCGCACCGCCGGCCCGGCGCTGCCCCACCTCTATGACGCCGCGCAGGCCGTCTCCACCGGCAACTGGAAGGGCGCGCTCGACGCCGTGCGCGAGGCCGCCATCGCCGCGCCGGACCTGGCGACCCAGGCGCTCAAGGGTCTGGCCAGCCAGCTCCCGGAGAACCTCGGCGCCGCCAAGACGCTGCTCACCAACGACGCGTTCCTCAAGGAGCTCGTCTCCAACAGGGACCTCCACACCCAGGTCGGCAAGCTCTTCAACGAGTCAACCCGCATGGAGGGCCTCCGCGGGCTGCTCGGCAATGACAAGGCCCGCGACGCCGCCCTCACCGCCATCAGCGGCGATCCGGGCGTCACGGCGGCGCTCGAGAAGATCGGCCTGGCCCCCGCCGACCTCGTCGAGGCCGGCAAGGCCGCCCCGCACCTGTTCGACGCGATGAAGGCCTTCGGCGACGGCAACATCGAGGCTGGCGTCACCGCCCTGGGCAAGGCCGCCGAGGCTGCCCCCAGCCTCCTGGACAAGCTCGGCCAGAAGATCATCTCCAAGCTGCCCGAGGGCGTGCGCAACGCCATCAACAGCCTGGGCCTGACGCCGTCCGAGCTCACCCAGGCCGCCAAGGCCCTGCCGGACCTCATCCGCGCCGGTCAGGCCATCGCCGCCAATGATCCGCAGGCGGCGCTGCTCAGCCTCAAGAACGCGGCCGGGAAGATCCCCTCCGCCATCGTCGAGAAGACCATCACCGGCATGGCGTCGAAGCTGCCGGATACGGGCTTCTCCGGCATGGCCCGGTCGCTGCTCACCGACCCCGCCTTCGTCAAGGAGCTGGTCAACAACAAGGACCTGCACGCCTCCTTCGACAAGATGATGAAGGGCGACTTCATCACCGGCCTCAAGGAGATGCTCGGCAACTCCGCCGTCAACACCGCCGCCGCCAATGCCCTGGCCTCCAACAAGGAGATCATGGCCAAGCTCGAGCCGTTCGGCATCAAGAGCGGTGCCGACATCGTGGCGCTGGGCGGCGCGGTGTTCGACGTGATGGATGCCGCCAAGAGCCTGGCGAGCAATCCTCCCAACGTGCAGGCCGCGCTGCAGTCCCTGGCCAAGGCGGCCGGTGGCCTGTCTCCGGACCTCCGGGCCCGCATGGTGGGCGCGTTCGCCGACAAGGTGGGCCTGCCCTCCTGGGCCAAGGACACCCTGGTCGCCGCGGCCGGCCTCATCGGCAACGAGGCCGTGGGCAAGTCCCTGGGCGAGGCCTTCGACGCCCTCAAGCGCGGAGACGTGGCGGGCTTCGCCGCCGGCATCGCGCGCACGGGCACCACCATTGCCCAGACGGCCCCCGAGGTGGCCAAGGCGTTCCTCAACAGCCTGTCGAAGATCCCCGGCAGCATCGGCAAGCTGTTCGCGGATCCGCAGCTCAACGCGGCCATGGTGGACACGGGCGCGGCGGCCAACATGTTCAGCGCGTTCGAGAAGGTCGCGCGCGGAGACATCGGCGGGGCGCTCAACGAGATCGCCTCGGCGGCCGGCAGCCTGCTCGGTCAGGCCCCCCACTTCGAGGTGGCGGGCGTGGAGCTGCCCTTCGGCCAGGCGGGCATCGAGAACTTCACCCGGCTGTTCGGCCGCTTCGTCGACGCGCTCCCGGACAAGGTCAAGGCGCGCATCACCCAGAAGGCCGCGGAGTTCGCCGCCAAGGCGGGCTTCCAGTCGGTGCCCATCATCGGCAACGTCATCAGCGGCATCAGCGCCATCGGCAGCGTGAAGGATCTGGTGGACGCCCTGGGCGAGAACCCGAAGGATCCCGTCAAGGTCGCCCTGGCCGCCGGTCAGGTCGGGCTGGACGTGGCGGGCATGGTGCCGGGCCTCAACTCCATCACCGGCCCGCTCAAGATTGTCCTGGGCACCGCCACCGTCATCAAGGGAGCGTCGGACCTCATCGGCGACCTGCAGGAGTTCCAGCAGGGCCTGCTGGGAAGCTAG
- a CDS encoding PilZ domain-containing protein, producing MYTRDVSAQGFQAEMLQPMKPGTPVRGTLSLEETEFPFEGEVVWMRQHAGERVRGRYGVRFTSLPEAFARRLAEYRRRQGRRIVRWYR from the coding sequence GTGTACACCCGAGACGTGTCGGCCCAGGGCTTCCAGGCCGAGATGCTCCAGCCGATGAAGCCGGGCACCCCGGTGCGCGGCACCCTCTCGCTGGAGGAGACGGAGTTCCCCTTCGAGGGCGAGGTGGTGTGGATGCGGCAGCACGCCGGGGAGCGGGTGCGCGGGCGCTACGGCGTGCGCTTCACCTCGCTGCCGGAGGCCTTCGCGCGGCGTCTGGCGGAGTACAGGAGACGACAGGGCCGGCGCATCGTGCGCTGGTACCGCTGA
- a CDS encoding GreA/GreB family elongation factor has translation MSKAFTKEDSAGDEGLVPVRPRSSQAEKRYITPEGYRTLQEELASLLGPEPVSEGQTGLEAGVRRRERERRAQQVAATLEQVRVVEPEASQEGRVFFGAWVTLEDEEGAEVTYRIVGPDEADVKAGRLSVESPLARALLGKEVGESVQVERPRGAMEYTVTQVSYAPPTH, from the coding sequence ATGTCCAAGGCGTTCACCAAGGAGGACAGCGCAGGCGACGAGGGGCTGGTGCCCGTACGGCCGCGCAGCAGCCAGGCAGAGAAGCGCTACATCACTCCCGAGGGCTATCGGACACTCCAGGAGGAGCTGGCCTCGCTGCTCGGCCCGGAGCCTGTGTCCGAGGGGCAGACGGGGCTGGAGGCGGGCGTGCGCAGGCGCGAGCGGGAGCGGCGGGCCCAGCAAGTCGCGGCGACGCTGGAGCAGGTGCGCGTGGTGGAGCCCGAGGCCTCCCAAGAGGGGCGCGTCTTCTTCGGCGCCTGGGTCACCCTGGAGGACGAGGAGGGCGCGGAGGTGACGTACCGCATCGTCGGCCCGGACGAGGCGGACGTGAAGGCGGGCCGGCTGAGCGTGGAGTCTCCCCTGGCCAGGGCACTGCTCGGCAAGGAGGTGGGCGAGTCCGTGCAGGTCGAGCGCCCACGTGGCGCCATGGAGTACACGGTGACTCAGGTCTCCTACGCCCCCCCGACGCACTGA